TTATTTCTAGCCAGATTATCCGCAACATCGATGCTTATCAAACACAACTGATTAATCGCACGCGCCGGGGACAGCTATTACTAGCAGGTCAAACGCTGTATGTATTAGAAGTGGAGCCTGCTGCTTACGCCGCACTGGCTGCCAATGAAGCGGAAAAAGCAGCGAGGATTAACATTCTAGAAGTTCAAGCTGTAGGTAGTTTTGGAAGGCTTTACTTAGGTGGACAAGAACAGGATATTCTAGCAGGAGCAGCGGGAGCATTAACAGCTATTGAAAGTGTCGCTGATCGGGTAAATTCTCTGGGTGGGCGTCAGGAGTAAAGGAGAGAAAATGGCAAATCGAGAGCATCTAACTTTACTCAAAGCAGGTGCAGTTAAATGGATTGAGTGGAGAAAGAAAAATCCCCAGATTGAACCAGACCTCAGCGCTGCGAATTTGCAAGGCAATAACCTCAGAGGTGCAAACCTTCAAGGGGTAAACCTGAGAAAAGTCGATTTGGGTAATGCTTTACTTGTGCGGGCTAACCTCAGTGGTGCTGACCTCAGTAGTGCCAACCTCTACAAAGCCCTCCTGAATGAAGCTAACCTGAGTGCAGCTAACTTCAGTGTTGCTAACTTGAGTGGCGCTATACTTACGCAGGCGGATTTGAGTCATGCCGATTTGATTGGAGCTGACTTGAGTCAGGTGGATCTTAGAGGTGCTGCGATCGCATACGCTAATCTAATTGGTACTGACTTAAAAGGCGCTAACTTGAGAGATGCCGATTTAGGTGCAGCAAAGTTGATGCGGGCTAACCTCTCTTTTGCCAACCTCATTGAAGCTAACTTGATTGCGGCTGACCTCAGTGAGGCGAGTTTGTACGAAGCAGAAGTTTTAGGGGCTTATCTTTACAAAGCTGACCTGTACAAAGCTAATCTGACCAAGGCTCACCTAAGTGGTGCATACTTGTTGCGGGCTAACTTAAGTGAAGCTGATTTGAGTCAAGCTGACTTGAGTTGGACTAACTTGAGAGACGCGAATTTGGCAGGGGCGAATCTTAGAGGAACTAACCTTAGAGGAGCCGATATTCGGGGAGCTAACCTCAGCGGCGTAAATCTTCAAGAAACAATTATGCCTAACATTTCAAGACACCATTAGTTTACAAGAACTAGGAATTGACGTTTAGATTCATTTTTTGGGGTATCTCTTCCCACAAGAAGTATATAAAATTTCTTGCTTTGTCGTTATCTTAATGGCTTTGTCAAGGTATCCATTGCAGTATGACCTCTCGCTTTGAGTCGAAGACAAGTAAACAAAGGCGTTGCTTTTCTAATAATATTTTACCAATTGGTTCTTGAAATAGTTCTGAGTAGGTTTCTTGACGAATAGCCAGATACAAGCGGCGGTCAGGTTCTAAGCGAGTGAGAATATAGTAATAGAGAATATAGTAATATAAGATATATTGATATATTGCCCTAAAGCATTTTCTACAAAAATTATGACTAACCAAACAAATGCTCCTCCTGCTGCTGATTATGCACCTCTAGAATTACAAGGGGAATTAATCGCCATGCAAGAATTAACGATTGGGGATTTATTAACTATTGCTCAAAGTCAAGTTCCAGAAAGTCAACAAGAACTACATTTACAACTTTTACAAAAAAATCAAAATAATCAATTAAGTGAATCAGATAGATTATTGCTGCGATCGCTCCGAGTGAGTGCTGATTATTTAATGCTGAAAAAAGCCTATGCTTATGCACTTTTAAAATGGAAAGGCTATTCTATTCCAGATTTTGAGCAACTAGTAAAGTAACAGCTGTGTCATCTATCCCTAAATCTATTCGTCAAAAAGTTATTAATGAAGCTGGATATAGATGTGAATATTGCTGCACATCTAGCCGTTTAATAGGTATGCCATTAGTAATGGATCATATTTTTCCCACTTCATTAGGAGGAAGTGATGGGCGAGAAAATTTATGTGCTTCTTGTTATCGTTGTAATGAATTTAAAGGAGCAAAAATAACTGCTAATGATCCTGTTACTAATGAATCTGTTTCTTTGTTTAATCCTCGTCAACAAAGATGGTTAGAGCATTTTCAGTAGGCAAATGGTGGTACTCATATTATTGGGATAACTGCTTGTGGAAGGGCAACGGTTTTAGCTTTAAGGTTAAACAATGAAGATATTGTACAAGCTAGAGCAATTTGGATTAGTTTAAATTGGCATCCTCCTAACGATTAATGATGCCAGATTTTTGGCTTTCATATCATACAAAAAAATCTGGCGATTAGAAATCCTAGCTACACAAATAAAGTCTAACTTTCCTTAGGAATCTATGCGAACATGGACTAAAAAAATAAGATTATAAGTTACTTTGCTTAGATATTAATTGATAAATTAACCTATAAAAAATTATTTAATCGAGCAACTGTATAAGATATACGAACAGTAGCATCGATGCTCGATCATTTAGGCTTTTTAGTTGCTCGTGACTAACCTTCATAAATTGTTAAAAGCTGTCCGACTTTCTCCTGAATATACTTTTGCGTTGCAACCTTAGCTTCCCATTCGTCTACTCCACTACAAATGTCTTCGCAAAATATATCTATTTGTAATTGTAAAACTCGTCGATTGTCATAGCAAGTAGTAGTTCTTATTAAGTGTTTAGATGACTCACCTGCTTTTGGTGGAGTTACAAATAGAAATTTATTAAGTGATTCTCGAGCTTTTTGTTCTGTAATTTCATCTAGACCATTATGTAAGTATGCACATCGTAAAGCATAACAATCTTCACCACTAAGAAAAATCGATTTTGCGTTTTCGTCATATACATATTCTTTTTCTTCATTCCATCTGCCTCCAATCCCAGTATACTTTTCTTTTATATAACTGTTATACCAGTTTAGATAGCGTGTTTTAACCACCCTAATTTCAGGGTTATCTAATGAGCTACAAATATCTGGTAGTATTAGTGCAGCTGCAAGTGCACAATACCAATTACCTTCTGATATGGATTGCCGGACTGCTTGCTTAAGTTGTTTCATAATAAAATTTCTAAGCATGATGTAATATATCGTATTAGCAAATTATAGTATAAAAAATATTACCTATCTTCCTTTACGTGTTCGCGCGAAATACAAAAAAAGGGATAAGCCCAAAAGCCTATCCCCTAAAAAATCAACTAATCAATGTATCAAGTTCCTGAAGTCCAAGAATTGATGTACTCTATTTGATCGGCAGTTAGGCTATCAATCGTGATACCAATAGCCTGTAACTTCAACCGAGCAATTTCTTGATCGACTTCAACAGGAATTGAGTGCAAACCAGGTTGCAACTTACCTTTATTCTTCACCAGGAATTCACAAGCCAAAGCTTGGTTGGCAAAACTCATATCCATTACTGCGCTAGGGTGTCCTTCAGCCGCAGCTAGGTTAATCAAGCGTCCTTGTCCAAGAACGACAACTGATTTACCATTTTTCAATTTATACTCTTCGGTGAAAGGACGAACTTCTTTGACTTCTTTAGCTTGTGCAGCCAAGTATTTCAAATCAAGTTCCAAGTCAAAGTGACCGGAGTTACAAACGATCGCACCGTCTTTCATGACATCGAAGTGTTCGCCGCGAACGACGTGTTTGTTACCAGTCACAGTGATAAATATATCACCTTGGGGTGCAGCTTCAGCCATTGGCAGAACGCGGAAGCCATCCATTACGGCTTCAATTGCTTTGATGGGGTCGATTTCGGTGACGATGACGTTAGCACCCATGCCACGGGCACGGAGGGCTGTACCTTTCCCACACCAGCCATAACCGACGACAACAACGTTCTTCCCAGCCAACAAAATGTTTGTGGCGCGGATAATGCCATCTAGGGTTGATTGCCCAGTACCATAGCGATTATCAAAGAAGTGTTTGGTATCAGCGTCGTTGACGTTGACTGCGGGGAAGGTGAGAACGCCTTCTCTAAACATGGCGCGTAGCCGCACGATACCGGTTGTGGTTTCTTCGGTACTACCAATTAAATCAGCAATTTGGTGTTGACGTTCTTGTACCAAAGTTGCAACCACATCGCTACCGTCATCAACAATAATGTTGGGGCGATGATCTAAAGCTATTTGGACGTGGCGGTTATAAGTTGCGTTATCTTCGCCTTTTTGAGCAAAGACGGGAATTTCATGATCGGCGACGAGGCTAGCTGCTACGTCATCTTGAGTTGATAGGGGATTGCTAGCAATTAAAAGCGCGTCTGCACCACCGGCTTTCAGAGCGATCGCCAAATGTGCTGTTTCGGTTGTAATGTGGGCACAAGCTACAAGGCGTAAACCAGCGAAGGGCTTTTCGATCGCAAAGCGATCGCGGATTTGCTTCAAAACTGGCATTTCGCGTCCAGCCCATTCAATGCGCTGTCTTCCCAAGGCAGCTAGGCCGAGGTCTTTAACCTCGTGCTTTAATCGGGGAGAAGTTGCGGTCATCAAAAGTTACCTCAAAAAATAAAAAAAGCTACGTAAAGTTTACGCACTCTACTAGGTTATTCTACTACTGGCGATTTTTGCTTGTATGAAAGCAAATCACTAGTCAAGAGTCCTCAAAACTAGCTTGACGTTTGATTACCCTAATGTCAACTTCCTCCCCAGCTTCTTCCTTTTTGTTTTATCTTTGGTAAGAGTAATAATCTTATCAGCCTTATCTGCTGATTTTCAGTATCTTGTCATCTCTCTAAAGATAGAAGACAAATAAAAAAATATGAAAATTTCATCGTCTAAAGAGAAAACCTCAACTTTAGATAGGTACATCTACCCAAAGTAATTGCGGAGGATAGTTATCGAAGTAGTCACCAGTAGATTTAATTCAAGGAGGTGTTTGAGTGCGTTTTCAATTTTTGGCGTTGGCTTTGCCCGCCGTAGGCATCGCCAGTTCAATGGCCATAGGCGTTGTATCTGTGCCAAAAGCCACAGCCCAGATTCCTTTTGTACCGCAACTGCAAGCTCCCAGCAGTATTAGTAATGATTCAGATAACAGAGTTGTTTCGGGCTGGATTTATTTAGATGGTCGTCGGTTATTTCAAATAGCGGCAACAAGAACCAACTTTCCTGAGCGTTCAGAAGATATTCAAAAGAAATTGGAGAAAATTAGTCAAAATTACTTTCAATCACCAGCAAAAACACCAGTCAAGGTGGATGTTCGCAAAGTAAACGAATTACCAGTAATTTATGTCAACGGTCAATATCTGATGACCGTTACTTCTGAAGACGCGGGACTGCGACAGGTAGATATATCGACATCGGCAAATCAAGTCGCCGAATCATTACAAGAAGACTTGCAACAAGCCAGGCAAGAAAGGCAAATTCAATATTTAATCGACCAAGGTAAAATTGCTGGCGGTATCGGACTAGCAATGATTGTCATGAGTTGGGGAGTATATAGTTGGCAGCAGCGTTCCCAAAAGAATTTAGAACGCTCCCTTGCCTCCCAACCCCAAAGGGAACTCTTCAACTACCCAAAACCAGCAGATCAAGCAATTACAACACAACTAAATCAACGACAACAGCAACATCTCCAAGAAGCCAAGAGACGATTGTTTCAGCTAAGTCAAGCCGGAATTTGGGGAGGTGGAAGCTTCTTTATTTTGGGCTTATTTCCCTATACACGAGGTTTTCAGGTAGCAATTCTCACAGCCGCCCAATTTCCTTTGCGATTAGGTGTCGTATGCCTGGCAACCTATGTAGCAATTCGTTTGACCTACGCCCTGATTGACCGCTTCGCCTCCACTCTGATTAGCAGTGGTGCTTTCCTCACTCCAGAAAGTTCTGCACGTCTGCAACTGCGAGTTTCCACATTTTCTGGTGTCACTAAAAGTATTACTACTGCTATCTGGGTAGGAGTAGGTTTCTTGATAGCGCTGGTATCCTTGGGGATAGATATCGTTCCCTTACTGGCGGGTGCTAGTTTAGTTGGTGTTGCATTATCTCTGGCATCGCAAAACTTAATTAAAGATGCGATTAACGGGTTCCTGATCATTTTAGAAGACCAGTATGCTTTAGGGGATGTAATTAATGTGGGAGACGTGGGAGGCTTAGTAGAAAATCTAAATCTGCGGATGACTCAACTACGAGATTCCGAAGGACGCTTAATCACAATTCCTAATAGTGAAATCAAAGTTGTTGCCAATCTTTCTAGTCGTTGGTCGCGAGCCGATTTAACAATTCCCATCGCTTACCAAGCCGATACAGAAAAGGCTTTGAACTTGATTGCAACTATTGCCGATAAGATGAATCAAGAAATGCAATGGCAGAGTCAAATTTTGGAACCGCCGCAAGTTTTGGGAATAGATCAATTTGGCGATCGCGGTTTGATTATTCGTGTATGGATTAAAACACAGCCCCTCAAACAATGGGATGTCGCACGGGAACTTCGCCGCCGCCTAAAAGTTGCCCTAGACGAAGCTGGAATTTCCATCTCTGTACCTCAACAAGCAATTTGGGTCAATGACGATCAATTGTTAAATTTTCCGAGTAATGGCAAAGCTAATTAGAAATTTGGATTCATTACCGCATTTTTCAGTTGATTAGAGCAAATCGCAACCTCTCCTAGCTGGGGACTGGGGACTGGGGACTGGGGAGACAAGGGGATAAACAAAACTCCTAACTCTTGTACAGACGCGATTAATCGCGTCTGTACTCCTAACTCCTAATCTTGCCCGATCGCCAACATTAAACCTTAATAAATCCTTATATTAATAAAAAGCTACTACGTTCCTAACTAGTCTGAAACTTTTCCTTTATTCCTTGATTTATGTTTGTCAATACCTTCATCAGACGGCCAGTGCTGACGACGGTCTGCACGTTCATCATCTTGCTGCTGGGAAGCATCTGTATACCTATTCTTCCCATTTCTCAGCTACCAGACCTTGCTCCAGTGCAAATTACTGTTAGCTCCAACAATATTGGTGCGGATGCTCAAACAACAGAAAATACTGTCACCAACATTATTGAGCGACAAATTAATGGTGTTAAAGATGTATCTTATATATCTTCTAATACGGGTAATGATGGTTCGAGCAATATAACTGTCTCCTTTCCGACTA
This portion of the Nostoc sp. GT001 genome encodes:
- the ahcY gene encoding adenosylhomocysteinase — translated: MTATSPRLKHEVKDLGLAALGRQRIEWAGREMPVLKQIRDRFAIEKPFAGLRLVACAHITTETAHLAIALKAGGADALLIASNPLSTQDDVAASLVADHEIPVFAQKGEDNATYNRHVQIALDHRPNIIVDDGSDVVATLVQERQHQIADLIGSTEETTTGIVRLRAMFREGVLTFPAVNVNDADTKHFFDNRYGTGQSTLDGIIRATNILLAGKNVVVVGYGWCGKGTALRARGMGANVIVTEIDPIKAIEAVMDGFRVLPMAEAAPQGDIFITVTGNKHVVRGEHFDVMKDGAIVCNSGHFDLELDLKYLAAQAKEVKEVRPFTEEYKLKNGKSVVVLGQGRLINLAAAEGHPSAVMDMSFANQALACEFLVKNKGKLQPGLHSIPVEVDQEIARLKLQAIGITIDSLTADQIEYINSWTSGT
- a CDS encoding pentapeptide repeat-containing protein, giving the protein MANREHLTLLKAGAVKWIEWRKKNPQIEPDLSAANLQGNNLRGANLQGVNLRKVDLGNALLVRANLSGADLSSANLYKALLNEANLSAANFSVANLSGAILTQADLSHADLIGADLSQVDLRGAAIAYANLIGTDLKGANLRDADLGAAKLMRANLSFANLIEANLIAADLSEASLYEAEVLGAYLYKADLYKANLTKAHLSGAYLLRANLSEADLSQADLSWTNLRDANLAGANLRGTNLRGADIRGANLSGVNLQETIMPNISRHH
- a CDS encoding element excision factor XisH family protein produces the protein MVSHNFCRKCFRAIYQYILYYYILYYYILTRLEPDRRLYLAIRQETYSELFQEPIGKILLEKQRLCLLVFDSKREVILQWIP
- a CDS encoding HNH endonuclease — translated: MSSIPKSIRQKVINEAGYRCEYCCTSSRLIGMPLVMDHIFPTSLGGSDGRENLCASCYRCNEFKGAKITANDPVTNESVSLFNPRQQRWLEHFQ
- a CDS encoding mechanosensitive ion channel family protein; the protein is MAIGVVSVPKATAQIPFVPQLQAPSSISNDSDNRVVSGWIYLDGRRLFQIAATRTNFPERSEDIQKKLEKISQNYFQSPAKTPVKVDVRKVNELPVIYVNGQYLMTVTSEDAGLRQVDISTSANQVAESLQEDLQQARQERQIQYLIDQGKIAGGIGLAMIVMSWGVYSWQQRSQKNLERSLASQPQRELFNYPKPADQAITTQLNQRQQQHLQEAKRRLFQLSQAGIWGGGSFFILGLFPYTRGFQVAILTAAQFPLRLGVVCLATYVAIRLTYALIDRFASTLISSGAFLTPESSARLQLRVSTFSGVTKSITTAIWVGVGFLIALVSLGIDIVPLLAGASLVGVALSLASQNLIKDAINGFLIILEDQYALGDVINVGDVGGLVENLNLRMTQLRDSEGRLITIPNSEIKVVANLSSRWSRADLTIPIAYQADTEKALNLIATIADKMNQEMQWQSQILEPPQVLGIDQFGDRGLIIRVWIKTQPLKQWDVARELRRRLKVALDEAGISISVPQQAIWVNDDQLLNFPSNGKAN